From the Plasmodium vivax chromosome 5, whole genome shotgun sequence genome, one window contains:
- a CDS encoding histone acetyltransferase Gcn5, putative (encoded by transcript PVX_089200A): MMMEYLVNRERDPLWNDPSRHVLANKKEKKNEYSSHCCSKGREEDVDLWDFLKNKSGGFFFESGGEKWVAELAPTGGAALGVVADAAAGAGFLGTPKRKRMQFESGGGMATPLQSYTPEGGSHGLEDPPHGSPADGKRNEQKSEQKGERKGEHKGERKGERKAAWKKLKTGQLGSLSEFHSRGYAAPPSEHVDQSEENDGARSQREEEEDVATTATTVLSLLQIERTPEGEDSSDDPPVSGTEGYAFVGADQLVELPKRWQARSCMAEGNDCSGGDGAGNSSNGGGAGNSLSGGGSAGGSGGSGGNHGSSGDDGKGNGNRGNGHLDGGHQGDNQEEEKEEGETNEQRKRKNGEDIMQGDITNGENALHMGGDPKMNYFPNGNGMVNGGLGIGGMGSGHNELGDQDRVAAGGQRKMPAGGNYSNSSSMGMGIGMSMGKVESGPLNFASSNKIPLQSFGGPHPNGAKLGAEGGSAKNGAPLAGNKNVGMNSLSGAMGGANMSFPKNKPFMANPQMGFVSNANGGVTKGSRMGESSRMNGPNFKDPNDEYSLESKKKDAGKKEVLEGPLIGSDMSNYPNSAIGMGSNNMSMFPPHGMNTANAFLGSNMGRMNSLSAMKGIGNQFNGVNVPPMMGAGGNSYNFHVAPPHPYAGMNMMNSIGMMGSGVGNAAGIGGGFLPAGPMNEMHAGVMGGLDSNMANGLASGVANGLASGMTNGLNSPSRVASATQAAAPQSARNVGSKGVGSKGVGGKGVSGKSAGANGAETESAKKNNDAHPNSKGTNKMNSNTEGNKSGIKNLRMEDLTFNEHVNLKSVDGLDLSKNFVNGKYCSRLPANEKIYNIVNYIVRNSLVDYLLDFYNNESLLYNEKSELSDGNSGVDISPRCDELKGATKDGQEAEGEGAPNVKEETGEENKGEACQGGEAPNGDHAKEEVKKQDGGAANEGAAEGLAGKQHADAQTPDEQLKSEGTPSQTNKQNVPSENISGNNRGEDKLDAVEVKEAPNKGETSPMVSSSGIGGGIGGGSGGSVERDADESNKSILTEITKSICSIINLQQLMPVNNRVSNPNLIYDPHYDAIYSKWKSFLRKEQSSGNVISMCFSRDFLHTVLLCNYVAIIEDLKKTAVKKKIKYFFLNLCLEAGLSVNVALMLFINAAKQSNKLQSLLPSETGLGYLHRDAGGAKEENMGIITFECITNDREPDHLIKLITLKNIFSRQLPKMPREYIVRLVFDRNHYTFCLLKKNTVIGGVCFRPYFEQKFAEIAFLAVTSTEQVKGYGTRLMNHLKEHVKKFGIEYFLTYADNFAIGYFRKQGFSQKISMPKERWFGYIKDYDGGTLMECYIFPNINYLRLSEMLYEQKKTVKKAIHFIKPQIIFKGLNFFMQNKGVNNAIHPSNIPGLLEVGWKKEVKYFPKKAQNKDVQLKDQILGVLDFLEKQQSAWPFLKPVSLSEAPDYYDIIKEPTDILTMRRKARHGEYKTKEDFGIELKRMFDNCRLYNAPTTIYFKYANELQALIWPKYECISDGGK; encoded by the exons atgatgatggaATACCTCGTAAACAGGGAGAGGGATCCTCTTTGGAACGACCCAAGTCGTCATGTTttggcaaataaaaaagaaaaaaagaatgaataTTCCTCCCATTGTTGCAGCAAAGGGAGGGAGGAAGATGTCGACCTGTGggattttttgaaaaacaaaagcggtggatttttttttgagtcggggggggagaagtgggtTGCCGAGCTGGCCCCCACGGGGGGAGCAGCATTAGGAGTAGTAGCAGACGCAGCAGCGGGAGCAGGCTTCCTGGGGACGCCCAAGAGGAAGCGAATGCAGTTCGAGTCCGGCGGCGGGATGGccacccccctgcagagTTACACCCCCGAGGGGGGGAGCCACGGTTTGGAAGACCCACCGCATGGCAGTCCCGCAGATGGTAAAAGGAATGAGCAGAAAAGTGAGCAAAAGGGTGAGCGAAAAGGTGAGCATAAAGGTGAGCGAAAAGGTGAGCGAAAAGCTGCGTGGAAGAAGCTGAAGACCGGCCAGTTGGGTAGCCTGAGCGAATTTCACTCCAGGGGATACGCTGCACCGCCCAGTGAGCATGTAGACCAAAGCGAAGAGAATGATGGGGCTCGTTCGCagagggaggaagaagaagatgtcGCAACCACGGCCACTACAGTGCTGTCACTATTGCAGATTGAAAGAACTCCAGAGGGGGAGGACTCGAGTGATGATCCCCCAGTTAGCGGTACGGAGGGGTATGCCTTTGTCGGGGCAGACCAATTGGTGGAGTTGCCCAAAAGGTGGCAGGCCAGGAGTTGCATGGCGGAAGGGAACGACTGCAGTGGGGGGGATGGAGCAGGCAACTCGTCGAACGGTGGTGGGGCAGGCAACTCACTGAGCGGTGGCGGCAGcgcaggggggagcggtggaaGTGGAGGGAACCACGGGAGCAGTGGAGATGATGGGAAAGGAAATGGGAACAGAGGAAATGGTCACCTGGATGGTGGCCACCAGGGGGATaaccaggaggaggagaaagaagaGGGAGAGACGAACGAACAGAGAAAACGTAAAAACGGCGAAGACATCATGCAGGGGGATATTACAAACGGTGAGAATGCTCtgcacatggggggggaccccaaaatgaattatttccCCAACGGGAATGGAATGGTTAATGGGGGGCTAGGCATCGGAGGGATGGGCAGTGGTCACAACGAACTGGGTGACCAGGACAGAGTAGCAGCTGGCGGTCAAAGGAAAATGCCAGCCGGTGGCAACTACAGCAATAGCAGCAGCATGGGCATGGGCATTGGCATGAGCATGGGCAAGGTGGAAAGTGGCCCCCTCAATTTTGCCTCCTCCAATAAGATACCGCTACAGAGTTTTGGTGGCCCCCACCCGAATGGGGCGAAGCTTGGCGCGGAGGGTGGAAGTGCCAAAAACGGGGCCCCCCTGGcgggaaacaaaaatgtgggcATGAACAGCTTGAGCGGCGCTATGGGTGGCGCCAACATGAGCTTCCCCAAGAATAAGCCCTTCATGGCGAACCCGCAAATGGGGTTTGTGAGCAATGCGAATGGGGGCGTCACCAAGGGGTCTCGCATGGGCGAATCCTCCCGAATGAATGGCCCCAACTTCAAAGACCCAAACGATGAGTACTCCCtggagagcaaaaaaaaggacgctGGAAAGAAGGAAGTTCTGGAGGGACCTTTAATAGGCAGCGACATGAGCAACTACCCCAATAGTGCCATCGGCATGGGAAGCAATAACATGAGCATGTTTCCCCCTCATGGAATGAACACCGCAAACGCATTTTTAGGCAGCAACATGGGCAGAATGAACAGCCTAAGTGCTATGAAAGGGATTGGTAATCAGTTCAACGGTGTGAATGTACCACCGATGATGGGTGCCGGTGGTAACTCCTATAACTTCCATGTGGCTCCGCCCCATCCGTATGCTGGCATGAATATGATGAATTCCATTGGGATGATGGGGAGCGGTGTGGGGAACGCCGCCGGGATTGGAGGTGGCTTTTTGCCCGCAGGCCCCATGAATGAGATGCACGCGGGGGTGATGGGCGGGTTGGATAGCAACATGGCGAATGGGTTGGCTAGCGGTGTGGCGAATGGGTTGGCCAGCGGCATGACGAACGGGTTGAACAGCCCCAGTAGGGTAGCCAGCGCGACGCAAGCAGCAGCCCCCCAAAGCGCCAGAAATGTAGGCAGCAAAGGGGTAGGCAGCAAAGGGGTAGGCGGCAAAGGTGTAAGCGGCAAAAGTGCAGGCGCCAACGGAGCAGAAACcgaaagtgcaaaaaaaaacaatgacGCTCATCCGAACAGCaaaggaacaaacaaaatgaatagcAACACAGAAGGTAACAAGAGTGGAATTAAAAATCTGCGAATGGAGGACCTTACCTTTAATGAGCAtgtgaatttaaaaagtgtgGATGGACTTGACTTGAGCAAAAACTTTGTGAATGGAAAGTACTGCTCCAGGCTGCCcgcgaatgaaaaaatttataacattgTAAATTACATTGTGAGGAACTCCCTCGTAGATTATCTGCTGGACTTTTATAACAACGAGAGTTTGCTTTATAATGAGAAATCCGAGCTGTCGGATGGCAACAGCGGGGTGGATATCAGCCCAAGGTGCGACGAACTGAAGGGTGCCACGAAGGATGGGCAGGAGGCAGAAGGGGAGGGTGCCCCAaatgtgaaggaggaaacgggggaggagaacaaaGGGGAGGCGTGccaggggggagaggccccGAACGGTGACCACGCGAAGGAAGAGGTTAAGAAGCAGGACGGGGGGGCTGCCAACGAGGGGGCTGCAGAAGGACTGGCGGGCAAACAACATGCCGATGCGCAGACCCCAGATGAGCAGCTCAAAAGTGAGGGCACCCCCAGCCAGACGAATAAACAAAACGTCCCAAGTGAGAACATCAGTGGGAATAACAGGGGTGAGGATAAGCTTGACGCGGTGGAAGTGAAGGAGGCCCCAAACAAGGGAGAGACCTCCCCCATGGTTAGTAGTAGCGGCATTGGCGGGGGCATTGGCGGGGGCAGCGGCGGAAGCGTGGAGCGCGACGCGGACGAAAGCAACAAGTCCATCCTGACCGAAATTACGAAAAGCATATGCTCCATAATAAATCTACAGCAGCTGATGCCAGTCAACAACAGAGTAAGCAACCCGAATTTGATTTATGATCCCCATTATGATGCCATTTATTCTAAGTGGAAATCGTTTTTAAGGAAGGAGCAGTCTAGTGGCAATGTCATCAGCATGTGTTTCTCCAGGGACTTTCTGCATACCGTTTTGCTGTGCAATTATGTGGCCATAATTGAGGATTTAAAGAAGACCGccgtgaagaagaaaataaaatacttttttCTGAACCTGTGCTTGGAGGCCGGGCTGTCCGTCAACGTCGCCCTCATGCTCTTCATCAACGCGGCCAAGCAGAGCAACAAGTTGCAG TCCCTCCTGCCATCCGAAACCGGCCTTGGATACCTGCATCGAGACGCCGGAGGAgctaaagaagaaaacatgGGCATCATCACCTTCGAGTGCATAACGAATGACCGCGAACCCGATCACCTAATCAAGCTGATCACTCTGAAGAATATTTTCTCTAGACAGTTGCCGAAGATGCCTCGAGAGTACATCGTGCGGTTAGTATTCGATCGGAATCATTACACGTTttgtcttttaaaaaagaacacgGTAATTGGGGGAGTTTGTTTTAGGCCCTACTTTGAGCAGAAGTTTGCGGAAATTGCCTTTCTCGCGGTTACCTCTACGGAGCAGGTGAAGGGCTACGGCACGAGGCTGATGAACCACCTGAAGGAGCACGTGAAGAAGTTCGGCATCGAGTACTTCTTGACGTATGCGG ACAACTTCGCCATCGGGTACTTCCGCAAGCAGGGGTTCTCGCAGAAGATCTCCATGCCGAAGGAGAGGTGGTTCGGCTACATCAAGGACTACGACGGAGGAACCCTAATGGAGTGCTACATATTCCCAAACATAAATTACCTCCGACTGTCGGAGATGCTGTACGAGCAGAAGAAGACGGTCAAAAAGGCCATTCACTTTATTAAGccacaaattatttttaagggACTCAACTTCTttatgcaaaataaaggagTTAACAATGCCATTCACCCGAGTAACATCCCAGGGTTGCTGGAAGTCGGGTGGAAAAAGGAGGTGAAATATTTCCCAAAGAAGGCCCAAAACAAGGACGTACAGCTGAAGGACCAAATTCTGGGCGTCCTAGACTTCCTGGAAAAGCAGCAGTCCGCCTGGCCCTTCCTCAAGCCCGTCAGCCTCTCGGAGGCCCCCGACTACTACGACATTATAAAGGAGCCCACGGACATTCTGACCATGCGCAGGAAGGCCCGACAT GGCGAGTACAAAACCAAGGAGGACTTTGGAATTGAGCTGAAGCGCATGTTCGACAACTGCCGCCTGTACAACGCGCCCACGACGATCTACTTCAAGTACGCCAACGAGTTGCAGGCGCTGATATGGCCCAAGTACGAGTGCATAAGTGATGGAGGGAAGTGA
- a CDS encoding clustered-asparagine-rich protein, putative (encoded by transcript PVX_089205A) has translation MSAANSSKIFIGSIPKDVTEEELKAEASKYGTITQVYYVPATGQSPRGWAFITYKQRSEAYKAIEALDYKCIFPNSQRPLDVRFASYKYNATTETQAAPNKNVWQKHVTSDGHPYYYNSVTGHSQWEKPKEAVTTPAPTIQGKTNTVASFGPPGANVFVFHLPSHWTDMELYQHFQHFGYVVSARIQRDSNGRNKGYGFVSFNNPESALNAIKGMHGFYVSGKHLKVQLKKGEEHYVQLNAPAQPQLAPTQPYTVQQPIMGTPHQPYMTHVIYGSMDSTNQMRYNNTYSLSR, from the exons ATGTCCGCTGCGAAttcttccaaaatttttattggcAGCATCCCCAAGGATGTTACAGAG GAGGAGCTAAAAGCGGAGGCCTCCAAATATGGCACGATCACCCAAGTGTACTACGTGCCCGCCACGGGCCAAAGCCCCAGGGGATGGGCGTTCATCACGTATAAGCAGAGGTCGGAAGCTTATAAAGCTATAGAGGCTCTGGATTATAAGTGCATATTTCCTAACAGCCAGCGACCACTAGATGTGAGGTTCGCAAGCTACAAGTATAATGCCACCACCGAAACTCAAGCAGCGCCAAATAAAAACGTTTGGCAGAAGCACGTAACGTCTGATGGGCACCCATATTACTACAATTCGGTGACTGGCCATTCCCAGTGGGAGAAACCCAAGGAGGCAGTCACTACACCCGCCCCAACCATTCAGGGGAAGACTAACACGGTTGCGTCGTTCGGTCCCCCGGGCGCCAATGTGTTCGTTTTCCACTTGCCTTCTCATTGGACGGATATGGAGCTGTACCAG cACTTCCAACACTTTGGGTACGTAGTGAGCGCGCGAATTCAGAGGGACTCGAATGGAAGAAACAAAGGCTACGGGTTCGTCAGTTTTAACAACCCAGAGTCTGCTTTGAATGCCATCAAGGGAATGCACGGGTTCTACGTGTCTGGGAAGCACCTGAAGGTGCAGCTAAAGAAGGGAGAGGAGCACTACGTACAGTTAAATGCCCCTGCGCAGCCTCAACTGGCTCCCACTCAACCCTACACAGTGCAGCAGCCCATCATGGGGACCCCCCACCAGCCCTACATGACCCACGTGATTTACGGCAGCATGGACTCGACCAACCAGATGCGCTACAACAACACGTATTCGTTGAGCAGATAG
- a CDS encoding hypothetical protein, conserved (encoded by transcript PVX_089210A), which translates to MDYKSEQLAEKESLSLLYECTNEFICVDEKNFKILIENKAKKISFYLLFEYTERYPDEAPLWKIVEGKNLPSRLRENVEQQIRETVENNLGYSMIYNIVENIRSYLSEDLEEKSMYDEMLERKPKGGEEMNDEDSDDKMGADDYENVLELKELCEERYRVTEDEFDAWRKEFYKGIFAEIKNTNLSDNPTGRELFERGKINLADAEFEEGEAKWCNEELFCDLDLDV; encoded by the exons ATGGATTACAAAAGCGAACAGCTGGCAGAGAAGGAGAGCTTGTCGCTTTTGTACGAATGTACCAATGAATTTATCTGCGTGGACGAAAAgaactttaaaattttgattgAAAATAAAGCCAAGAAGATTTCCTTCTACTTGCTCTTTGAGTACACGGAACGGTACCCGGACGAGGCCCCCCTATGGAAGATCGTCGAAG GCAAAAATCTCCCCAGCAGGCTGCGCGAAAATGTGGAGCAGCAAATCCGAGAGACGGTGGAAAATAACCTGGGCTACAGCATGATTTACAACATTGTGGAGAACATACGG tcCTACCTGTCCGAAGACCTCGAAGAAAAATCCATGTACGACGAAATGCTGGAGAGGAAACCCaaggggggtgaagaaaTGAATGATGAGGACTCGGACGACAAGATGGGCGCAGACGATTACGAAAACGTTTTGGAGCTGAAGGAGCTGTGTGAGGAGCGG tACCGAGTAACCGAGGACGAATTCGACGCGTGGCGAAAGGAGTTTTACAAAGGCATTTTcgcagaaataaaaaacaccaaCCTGTCGGACAACCCCACGGGGCGGGAGCTCTTtgagagggggaaaattaaCTTGGCCGATGCGGAATTTGAGGAGG